A single region of the Pseudomonadota bacterium genome encodes:
- the scpB gene encoding SMC-Scp complex subunit ScpB, whose translation MTIPTEQELKNILEALLFVADAPISIERIKSVIPADLKTIKDMLSRLISEYEERDGAIFLMEVAGGYQIRTKPEYAEWVKKFVQPNPLRMSKAALETLTIIAYKQPIIRSEVEYIRGVDSGGILRTLLELKLIRVLGRKDIPGRPLIYSTTKRFLEIFGLKNLRELPTPEEIKGLVNPLLPVRKDPDQMPLIPDEDNEDIPKDTLINEDDKNILT comes from the coding sequence TGCTCCAATTTCGATAGAGCGGATAAAAAGCGTTATCCCGGCTGATTTAAAGACCATTAAAGACATGCTATCCCGGCTGATTTCTGAGTATGAAGAAAGAGATGGTGCCATTTTCCTTATGGAAGTTGCCGGAGGATACCAGATTCGTACAAAACCTGAATATGCCGAATGGGTAAAGAAGTTTGTGCAGCCAAATCCTTTGCGGATGAGCAAAGCAGCTCTTGAAACTTTAACTATTATTGCATATAAGCAGCCGATAATCAGAAGTGAAGTAGAATATATAAGAGGTGTTGACAGCGGTGGAATACTTCGTACGCTGCTTGAACTCAAACTTATACGTGTTTTGGGAAGAAAAGATATACCTGGGCGACCTCTTATATATTCAACAACAAAGCGGTTTCTTGAGATATTCGGATTAAAGAATCTTAGAGAGTTGCCCACACCGGAAGAAATAAAAGGTCTTGTAAATCCTTTGCTTCCTGTAAGAAAGGATCCTGATCAGATGCCGCTTATTCCTGATGAAGACAATGAAGATATCCCAAAAGATACGCTAATTAATGAAGATGATAAAAATATATTGACTTAA
- a CDS encoding DNA-binding protein, which produces MKWQRKIADALNVTMDYLTDDTGNVTEIKGRAIFDRLLEIEKLEQEEKKTIVHVLDSLLRDAKARKIYAVQ; this is translated from the coding sequence TTGAAGTGGCAAAGAAAAATTGCAGATGCTTTAAATGTAACCATGGACTATCTTACGGATGATACCGGGAACGTTACGGAAATTAAGGGCAGAGCTATATTTGACAGACTGCTTGAAATAGAAAAACTCGAACAGGAAGAAAAGAAAACCATTGTTCATGTTTTAGACAGTTTGTTAAGAGATGCCAAAGCAAGAAAGATCTATGCAGTGCAATAG